The following are encoded together in the Serratia odorifera genome:
- a CDS encoding MliC family protein, which yields MKKMMITGMALMLGGCSYLLPQKSQILHYQCGTTPLTVSLNGADSTASFLLDGQQLTLKQQLAASGAKYGDDKYTFWSQGQNAFVERNGKVVMSDCTLVN from the coding sequence ATGAAAAAAATGATGATTACCGGCATGGCGTTAATGCTGGGCGGTTGTAGCTATCTGCTGCCACAAAAAAGCCAAATCCTGCATTATCAATGCGGTACTACACCGCTGACCGTGTCGTTGAACGGTGCAGACAGCACCGCCAGCTTCCTGCTGGATGGCCAGCAGCTGACGCTGAAACAGCAGTTGGCGGCGTCGGGTGCCAAGTACGGTGACGACAAATATACGTTTTGGTCGCAGGGGCAAAACGCGTTTGTGGAGCGCAATGGTAAAGTAGTCATGAGTGATTGCACCCTGGTGAACTGA